A stretch of Acidobacteriota bacterium DNA encodes these proteins:
- a CDS encoding peroxiredoxin has translation MSAVQSQLNPMPRINDDAPDFEAKTTQGMLRLSDLRGKWVVLFSHPADFTPVCTTEFIEFARRTDDFAARNVQLIGLSIDSVFSHLAWVRNIEQNFNVQVKFPVIADLDMKVASRFGLIHPNASETATVRAVFVIDEKGKVRAVIYYPMSCGRNMDEVLRVIDALQTADKHGVATPANWCPGNDVIVPPPQTQEDAEKRLKSDYEITDWYFAKRKL, from the coding sequence ATGAGTGCTGTTCAATCTCAACTCAATCCAATGCCAAGAATCAACGATGATGCTCCCGACTTTGAAGCAAAAACTACCCAGGGGATGCTGAGGCTGTCAGATCTTCGCGGCAAATGGGTTGTCCTCTTTTCTCACCCAGCCGATTTTACTCCGGTGTGTACCACAGAATTCATTGAATTTGCCCGGCGGACTGATGATTTCGCAGCCCGCAACGTGCAATTGATTGGTCTGTCAATTGACAGTGTGTTTTCACATCTGGCCTGGGTTCGAAATATTGAACAGAATTTTAATGTTCAAGTGAAATTCCCGGTCATTGCCGACCTGGATATGAAAGTGGCGTCCAGATTTGGGTTGATTCATCCCAATGCCAGCGAAACCGCAACGGTACGTGCCGTCTTTGTCATTGACGAAAAAGGCAAAGTTCGGGCGGTAATTTACTACCCGATGTCCTGCGGACGAAATATGGACGAAGTGTTGCGCGTCATTGATGCCTTGCAAACGGCTGACAAACACGGTGTGGCCACACCAGCCAACTGGTGTCCAGGAAACGATGTGATTGTTCCGCCTCCACAAACTCAGGAAGATGCCGAAAAACGGCTGAAATCCGACTATGAAATCACCGACTGGTACTTTGCCAAGCGGAAACTCTAA
- a CDS encoding IPT/TIG domain-containing protein: MKSPTGTLPSGNSNFTDRQLAVFERQLSFPSQFELTQGRLALRWADFSGSGCWPSFMFRKFPSHLFIPLILIGLTLTLMSFSVYLASAAVDQKLFRHPLIRRQGAPRITSFSPQSGPAGTTVTIRGSNFVGVTSVRFNGFSAQSFQIESASQLTAVVPQNATTGLISVISPLGTGTSSDNFSVQSNNPTITSFTPTTGPPGTQVTIMGTNFTGATEVSFNTTSVGTNFTVVSATQITTTVPVGATGGPIKVKTPTGEATSPQSFIVTSGAPPTISSFSPVMGPVGTLVTIEGNNFVGTTSVRFNATESLEYSVASFTRLTAKVPAGATSGPITIRTPDGAVTSTASFQVDTSLRPQINSFSPGRGPVGTFVIIKGVNFVDITSVRFGDVPVKSFKVVSATEITTGVPPGAADAQIIVENRAGTGTSSKQFKIRTPDPTRCRVKVPEERWKGEYYPNRNLDGRALAVRDDTNEEGFIKLAWAGSPAGVCGIPEDGFSVRWTRRVTFPERAVYRFRTKADDGVRLYIDSIRILNRWQDQGPTEFTVDWDLTAGEHLLTMEHYDREGGAVAEFSWAPAPPEISDFSPKSGQVGDEVKIQGKNFAGELDVRFNGRPTQVLRGSTIEIVVAVPIAATSGPITVINPGGSAVTSQEFMVNGCNSVESIQRGQTIAGSLDTSDCKSFIRGRNYFADRYQFKGKTGDLIAIQVDTPSVNTYVYLLRTDGTIVTENDDAGGTLGSRIPAGPGFFKLPADGTYYIEVTTLSEKRTGEYVISLTAGNETAREAE, translated from the coding sequence ATGAAATCACCGACTGGTACTTTGCCAAGCGGAAACTCTAATTTTACCGATAGACAACTGGCGGTGTTTGAACGCCAGTTGTCTTTCCCATCTCAGTTTGAATTGACCCAGGGCAGACTGGCGTTGAGATGGGCGGATTTTTCTGGATCAGGTTGTTGGCCTTCGTTTATGTTCCGCAAGTTTCCTTCCCATCTTTTCATTCCTCTGATCTTGATCGGGCTGACTTTGACGTTGATGTCATTTTCAGTGTATCTGGCTTCAGCCGCAGTTGATCAAAAACTGTTTCGACATCCCCTGATCCGACGTCAGGGAGCTCCCCGAATCACCAGTTTTTCTCCTCAATCAGGTCCTGCCGGAACCACGGTGACGATTCGAGGCTCAAATTTTGTTGGGGTCACATCTGTCAGGTTTAATGGGTTTTCCGCCCAGTCGTTTCAAATCGAATCCGCCAGTCAACTCACGGCAGTCGTCCCTCAAAATGCAACAACCGGTTTGATTTCAGTTATTTCCCCACTTGGAACAGGGACAAGTTCAGACAATTTTTCCGTCCAGTCAAACAATCCAACCATTACTTCCTTTACCCCAACCACGGGGCCACCAGGTACCCAGGTGACCATCATGGGAACCAATTTTACCGGTGCCACCGAGGTGTCATTTAATACGACCAGCGTTGGAACCAACTTTACCGTTGTGTCGGCCACTCAAATTACCACAACGGTGCCGGTCGGAGCCACTGGGGGCCCAATCAAAGTGAAAACGCCAACCGGAGAGGCCACCAGCCCGCAATCGTTTATTGTGACTTCTGGAGCACCTCCGACCATTTCCAGTTTTTCTCCGGTCATGGGCCCAGTTGGAACCCTCGTCACCATCGAAGGAAACAATTTTGTAGGGACGACATCCGTTCGATTTAATGCGACTGAATCCCTGGAATATTCGGTCGCTTCCTTTACCCGGCTCACTGCCAAAGTTCCGGCTGGTGCCACCAGTGGGCCAATAACCATTCGAACCCCGGATGGTGCAGTAACCAGTACAGCTTCCTTTCAGGTGGATACCTCGTTACGCCCGCAAATCAACAGTTTTTCCCCTGGCCGTGGACCTGTTGGGACATTCGTGATTATCAAAGGGGTGAATTTTGTTGATATCACATCCGTCAGGTTCGGTGATGTTCCAGTCAAATCTTTTAAGGTTGTGTCGGCAACCGAGATCACGACCGGCGTTCCCCCCGGTGCCGCGGATGCCCAGATCATTGTGGAAAACAGAGCCGGCACCGGCACCAGTTCCAAGCAGTTTAAAATTAGAACTCCCGACCCCACCCGGTGCCGGGTAAAAGTGCCGGAAGAACGTTGGAAAGGTGAGTATTATCCAAACCGTAATCTCGACGGGAGAGCCCTGGCGGTCCGCGACGATACGAATGAAGAAGGGTTTATCAAACTTGCCTGGGCTGGGAGTCCAGCCGGAGTGTGCGGTATTCCTGAGGACGGCTTTTCAGTTCGTTGGACACGAAGGGTAACCTTCCCGGAACGCGCTGTGTATCGGTTCCGAACCAAAGCCGACGATGGAGTCCGGCTCTACATTGATTCAATTCGAATTCTCAACCGATGGCAGGACCAGGGACCAACTGAATTTACCGTGGATTGGGATCTGACGGCGGGCGAGCACCTGTTGACCATGGAGCACTATGATCGTGAAGGCGGCGCAGTGGCGGAGTTTTCCTGGGCTCCGGCTCCGCCCGAAATCTCCGATTTTTCACCTAAGAGCGGACAAGTTGGTGATGAGGTCAAAATTCAAGGCAAAAACTTTGCCGGAGAACTCGATGTTCGGTTTAATGGGAGACCAACCCAGGTACTTCGCGGGTCAACCATCGAAATTGTGGTCGCCGTTCCGATTGCGGCGACATCTGGTCCGATTACTGTCATCAACCCAGGTGGAAGTGCGGTTACCTCACAGGAGTTTATGGTGAACGGGTGTAATTCCGTTGAATCCATTCAGCGTGGGCAGACCATTGCCGGCTCGCTTGATACCAGTGATTGCAAATCCTTTATTCGTGGAAGGAACTACTTTGCTGATCGGTATCAGTTCAAAGGCAAAACCGGCGACCTGATTGCGATTCAGGTTGACACTCCAAGCGTCAATACCTATGTGTATTTACTGCGAACTGATGGAACAATTGTGACTGAAAACGATGATGCTGGCGGGACATTGGGATCACGAATTCCGGCGGGACCAGGCTTTTTCAAGCTGCCAGCCGATGGGACGTACTATATCGAAGTCACGACACTGTCTGAGAAACGAACCGGCGAGTACGTTATTTCGCTGACGGCAGGTAACGAAACTGCACGCGAAGCCGAATAA
- a CDS encoding SUMF1/EgtB/PvdO family nonheme iron enzyme, protein MTNGKLISCLLIFYFLLSHALTGMTGGGTFVVAQTPGTRVDPFTPVQSQKTKSLSNRRPAANHNSQVTPRGLQSAPVVTTLPATGKRFALIIGVDSYTDAQINPLQGAGKDAQLLADTLVDVSGFDRQQVFVLTSHGNPTQQPYRANVLQRLALIGRSIPKDGLLLVAFSGHGVERQGKAFLLPSDARIDTDPRLLSETCLDVEELKTMIRGFGVQQVLFLIDTCRNEVVASRSGMSDTLSSNFARSFRFEARNREVRAFATLYAASEGERAFEYSDKKHGYFTWALVEGLRGAAQNSTGQITLANLVNYLQTQVPQRVQYELGKEQHPFAEISGYRADQLVLSTPGQTASESNIPTTILPSHTQIAYSDPRRSSQSEPLLRASHQPRELVEKLPNGLSLELAELPAGSFHLGATPAEANSILVEFQTAGISPTLAKQLTNWQINGDPVSVSPIAISRHEISQALWSVVAKLPKIRLELPVNPAMFQGESLPVETISWDEAMEFCERLSRLTGKKYRLPTESEWEYACRAGSATPFSFGQTLLPTVANFDVTAGNNLSNPATGRTVPIGSFGKPNQFGLFDMHGNVWEWCLDSWSDKPSATGISQVHPFAFQSSPLKTIRGGSWFNPAPSCRSTSRLGLKPTDRSSTVGFRVVLEK, encoded by the coding sequence ATGACAAACGGTAAACTGATTTCCTGCTTATTGATCTTCTACTTTCTATTGAGCCATGCATTGACCGGAATGACTGGTGGGGGAACCTTTGTTGTGGCGCAAACACCTGGGACTCGGGTGGATCCATTTACTCCGGTTCAATCACAAAAAACCAAATCTCTTTCCAATCGTCGGCCTGCGGCCAATCACAATTCACAGGTAACTCCGCGTGGGCTTCAATCCGCACCGGTGGTGACAACGCTTCCCGCAACAGGAAAACGATTTGCCTTGATTATCGGCGTGGATTCCTATACCGATGCTCAAATCAATCCGCTTCAAGGCGCCGGGAAAGATGCTCAATTACTGGCTGACACACTGGTTGACGTCTCCGGGTTTGATCGTCAGCAGGTTTTTGTCTTGACCTCACACGGGAATCCAACCCAGCAACCGTATCGTGCCAACGTCTTGCAACGACTGGCTCTGATTGGTCGGAGCATTCCGAAGGACGGTTTGCTTCTGGTGGCCTTTTCAGGTCACGGCGTCGAGCGGCAGGGCAAGGCTTTTTTGCTTCCATCCGATGCCAGAATTGACACCGACCCACGGTTGCTGAGCGAAACCTGCCTGGATGTCGAAGAACTCAAAACCATGATTCGCGGGTTTGGCGTGCAGCAGGTTTTGTTTTTGATTGATACCTGCCGAAACGAAGTCGTGGCAAGCCGCTCAGGAATGTCTGATACGCTCAGTTCAAATTTTGCCCGATCATTTCGATTTGAGGCCCGAAACCGCGAAGTCCGTGCATTTGCCACGCTGTATGCCGCCTCTGAAGGCGAACGTGCATTTGAATATTCCGACAAAAAGCATGGCTATTTTACCTGGGCGCTGGTGGAGGGGCTTCGCGGTGCGGCCCAAAATTCAACCGGACAAATCACCCTGGCCAATCTGGTGAATTACCTCCAAACCCAGGTTCCCCAACGGGTTCAATATGAATTGGGAAAAGAACAGCATCCCTTTGCTGAAATCAGCGGATATCGCGCCGACCAACTGGTACTTTCCACTCCTGGACAAACGGCAAGTGAATCGAACATTCCAACGACGATCTTACCGTCTCATACACAGATTGCTTATTCTGACCCACGTCGCTCCAGCCAGTCTGAACCACTGTTGCGGGCTTCTCATCAGCCGCGTGAACTGGTTGAAAAACTACCGAATGGATTGTCATTGGAATTGGCTGAGCTTCCGGCTGGGTCGTTTCATCTGGGTGCCACGCCAGCCGAAGCGAATTCCATTCTGGTTGAGTTTCAAACCGCTGGGATTTCTCCGACATTAGCCAAACAACTTACCAACTGGCAAATCAACGGCGACCCGGTCAGTGTGTCACCGATTGCCATCTCACGGCATGAAATTTCCCAGGCACTGTGGAGCGTTGTCGCGAAGTTGCCCAAAATTCGGCTTGAACTTCCAGTCAACCCGGCAATGTTTCAGGGGGAAAGCCTTCCGGTTGAAACCATCTCCTGGGATGAAGCCATGGAATTTTGCGAACGGCTATCACGCCTGACTGGGAAAAAGTACCGGCTGCCAACCGAGTCCGAATGGGAATATGCCTGTCGGGCAGGTTCGGCAACACCCTTTTCATTTGGACAAACACTGTTACCGACTGTGGCAAATTTTGATGTCACCGCAGGGAACAACTTGTCGAATCCCGCAACTGGACGCACCGTTCCGATTGGCAGTTTTGGAAAACCAAATCAATTTGGGTTGTTTGATATGCACGGTAATGTGTGGGAGTGGTGCCTTGATAGCTGGTCTGACAAACCGTCGGCCACTGGAATCAGCCAGGTTCACCCCTTTGCCTTTCAATCTTCTCCCCTCAAGACCATCCGGGGGGGAAGCTGGTTTAATCCGGCCCCTTCCTGCCGATCCACTTCCCGACTGGGACTGAAACCAACTGACCGTAGCTCAACCGTTGGGTTCCGAGTGGTTCTTGAAAAATAA
- the tssA gene encoding type VI secretion system protein TssA, with the protein MSVLAQSFDFELFFKPISTESPCGEDLRFTFDYDALMEARRSDNQFADTIGGNLKTADWDEVYELGTRLLTTETKDLQIAVWMVEAMINLQGLMGLRDGLKLVEGIMSRFWGYLHPQPDDDNDFEGRANALSWMDREVSLLITQIPFSQGVSNHIYSFAQWKEAEKYKLPDTSFGLSGDEQMKYEEMKAEAEAEGKITSEQWKLGETTTSREFYQTLFSILGECKSAFLELDRVIDDRFGRYAPGLNNLKKTLTEMQDLVTRVLKDKGCLPGATTSPAQAGQTAPSSQLANNTFPSVNGQVTSSIETGGAQYGPLRSRQDALKMLADVATYYRQAEPHSPIPYLIERAIRWSNLSLQDWLREALKSDEALGNVQDLLGIGL; encoded by the coding sequence ATGTCAGTCCTGGCCCAATCTTTTGATTTTGAATTGTTTTTCAAACCCATCTCAACCGAATCGCCCTGTGGCGAAGATCTTCGATTTACATTTGATTATGACGCGTTGATGGAAGCCCGACGCTCTGATAATCAGTTTGCTGACACCATCGGCGGCAATCTGAAAACGGCTGATTGGGATGAAGTCTATGAACTCGGAACCCGCCTGCTTACCACTGAGACCAAAGACCTGCAAATTGCGGTTTGGATGGTCGAAGCCATGATTAACCTGCAAGGGCTGATGGGATTGCGGGATGGGTTGAAACTGGTCGAAGGCATTATGAGCCGGTTTTGGGGTTATTTACATCCGCAACCTGATGACGACAATGATTTTGAAGGTCGAGCCAATGCACTCTCCTGGATGGACCGTGAAGTGTCCTTACTCATTACCCAAATTCCATTTTCTCAAGGTGTATCAAATCACATTTACAGCTTTGCGCAGTGGAAAGAAGCTGAGAAATACAAATTGCCGGATACTTCGTTTGGACTTTCAGGGGACGAGCAAATGAAGTATGAGGAAATGAAAGCTGAAGCTGAAGCTGAAGGAAAAATTACCAGTGAGCAGTGGAAACTCGGTGAAACCACTACCTCGCGTGAATTTTACCAAACCTTATTTTCCATCCTGGGCGAATGTAAAAGCGCCTTTCTCGAACTAGATCGGGTCATTGATGATCGGTTTGGCCGGTATGCACCCGGACTCAACAACCTGAAGAAAACGCTGACTGAAATGCAGGATCTGGTCACACGAGTCCTGAAGGACAAAGGGTGTCTTCCAGGCGCAACGACTTCACCAGCCCAGGCTGGTCAAACCGCTCCATCGTCTCAGCTTGCAAATAACACATTCCCTTCAGTGAATGGACAAGTCACCAGTTCCATCGAAACCGGCGGCGCCCAATATGGTCCACTTCGTTCGCGTCAGGACGCACTCAAAATGCTGGCCGATGTCGCCACCTATTATCGTCAGGCGGAACCGCATAGCCCAATTCCCTATTTGATCGAACGCGCCATCCGCTGGTCAAATCTGTCGCTTCAAGATTGGCTTCGTGAAGCACTCAAAAGTGATGAAGCCCTGGGAAATGTTCAGGACCTGCTGGGCATTGGCTTATAA
- a CDS encoding methyltransferase: MSENQPSTAPPSLPPNVTVLHLITGRWISQMIYAAAKLGIADLLTDGGKPVEELAQATQTHPRSLFRLLRSLAAVGVFTESKPHFFELTPLASCLRSDAPDSMRAMAIMFGEEFHYTAWGNILHSIRTGETAMKLTHGKEFFDFLLDHAEIASLFDQAMTSVSTLAIHAVTSAYDFSSIGTLVDIGGGHGSLLTTVLKANPHLNGILFDQPFVVEHAKNLVAEAGMEDRCTRVGGNFFESVPSGGDAYMMKYIIHDWDDQPATTILKNIHRAMNPTGKVLVVETLVAPGNEPCLAKVLDMEMLVMSSGRERTVEEYAALFEASGFKLNRVIPTQSPMSILEAVQAN, encoded by the coding sequence ATGTCTGAAAATCAACCATCCACGGCACCTCCATCTCTTCCCCCCAACGTCACCGTGCTCCACCTCATCACCGGGCGTTGGATTTCACAGATGATCTATGCGGCAGCGAAACTGGGCATTGCCGATTTGCTGACGGATGGCGGTAAGCCCGTTGAAGAATTAGCCCAGGCAACGCAAACCCATCCTCGATCCCTGTTTCGACTCTTGCGGAGCCTCGCTGCCGTGGGAGTATTTACCGAATCCAAACCCCACTTTTTTGAATTGACGCCGCTTGCGTCCTGCCTTCGTTCAGACGCCCCTGATTCCATGCGGGCCATGGCGATTATGTTTGGTGAAGAATTCCACTACACGGCATGGGGAAACATCCTTCACAGTATTCGCACTGGCGAGACTGCAATGAAACTCACGCATGGCAAAGAGTTTTTCGACTTTCTTTTGGACCACGCTGAAATTGCCAGTTTATTTGATCAGGCGATGACCAGTGTTTCAACTCTGGCCATTCATGCGGTCACGTCAGCCTATGACTTCTCTTCAATTGGTACGCTGGTGGACATTGGCGGGGGGCACGGCAGTTTGTTGACCACGGTGCTCAAAGCCAATCCGCATCTGAATGGAATTTTGTTTGATCAGCCGTTTGTGGTCGAACATGCCAAAAATCTGGTTGCCGAAGCTGGTATGGAAGATCGCTGTACTCGGGTGGGCGGAAACTTCTTTGAATCAGTGCCCTCTGGCGGCGATGCGTATATGATGAAGTACATTATTCACGATTGGGATGATCAACCGGCAACGACAATCCTGAAAAACATCCACCGGGCAATGAATCCAACAGGTAAAGTCCTGGTGGTCGAAACCCTGGTGGCACCAGGAAATGAACCGTGTCTGGCGAAGGTTTTGGATATGGAAATGCTGGTGATGAGTAGCGGTCGTGAACGAACAGTTGAAGAGTACGCCGCACTTTTTGAAGCCTCGGGCTTTAAGCTCAACCGGGTGATTCCAACTCAATCACCGATGAGCATCCTGGAAGCCGTTCAAGCCAATTAG